A single Oncorhynchus gorbuscha isolate QuinsamMale2020 ecotype Even-year unplaced genomic scaffold, OgorEven_v1.0 Un_scaffold_945, whole genome shotgun sequence DNA region contains:
- the LOC124020846 gene encoding iroquois-class homeodomain protein irx-1-like, whose protein sequence is MSFPQLGYPQYLSASQAVYGGDRPGVLTPSSRGGSSELAGNQSAAAAAVTSVLGMYANPYTAHNYSAFLPYSSADLALFSQMGSQYELKDSPGVHPGSFAAHTSPAFYPYGQFQYGDPARPKNATRESTSTLKAWLNEHRKNPYPTKGEKIMLAIITKMTLTQVSTWFANARRRLKKENKVTWGARSKEDEDGNIFGSDNEGDAEKNDDEEEIDLESIDIDKIDDNDGDQSNEEDDDKPEGRERNRELDSLEKRRAFALQHEAFDKSKNSISSGKELSDSNSNTRVVSPDRQGSFQLPVNNKPKIWSLAETATSPDSSVKSTSPSGPTGHTPPQMQHPAFLPSHGLYTCQIGKFHNWTNGAFLGQNSLLNVRSFLGVNQHHHHNLHLQTQLQQQQQASVLVSPGASPQLSPKHIDRENVVRSVSPPTQSLKSSFRPLHDGPRTQQEAPQLVLTALSSA, encoded by the exons ATGTCTTTCCCCCAGTTGGGCTACCCTCAGTACTTAAGTGCCTCCCAAGCGGTGTACGGCGGGGATCGCCCGGGGGTCCTGACTCCGTCGTCCCGGGGAGGGAGCTCTGAGTTAGCGGGAAACCAGTCGGCTGCTGCGGCTGCAGTCACCTCGGTGTTGGGCATGTACGCAAACCCCTACACTGCACACAACTACAGCGCATTCCTTCCTTACAGCAGCGCTGACCTGGCTCTGTTCTCTCAAATG GGCTCCCAGTACGAGCTGAAGGACAGTCCTGGCGTCCACCCCGGCAGCTTCGCGGCCCACACCTCGCCAGCTTTCTACCCTTACGGTCAGTTCCAGTACGGGGACCCGGCCAGGCCCAAGAACGCGACCCGGGAGAGTACCAGCACGCTGAAGGCCTGGCTCAATGAGCACAGGAAGAACCCCTACCCCACCAAGGGAGAGAAGATCATGTTGGCCATCATTACTAAGATGACCCTGACGCAGGTGTCCACCTGGTTCGCTAACGCCAGGAGGAGGTTGAAGAAGGAGAACAAGGTGACGTGGGGAGCCAGGAGTAAAGAGGACGAGGATGGAAACATCTTCGGCTCCGACAACGAGGGAGACGCGGAGAAGAACGATGACGAGGAGGAGATCGATCTAGAGAGCATCGATATAGACAAGATAGACGACAACGATGGAGATCAGAGCAATGAGGAGGACGATGATAAACCGGAGGGCAGAGAGCGAAACCGAGAACTGGACAGTCTAGAGAAACGGCGGGCCTTCGCTCTGCAGCACGAGGCCTTCGACAAATCTAAGAACTCAATTTCCTCCGGGAAGGAACTTTCTGATAGCAACAGCAACACCAGAGTTGTGTCCCCGGACAGACAGGGAAGTTTTCAGCTCCCAGTGAACAATAAACCTAAAATCTGGTCGTTAGCTGAGACGGCTACCAGTCCTGATAGTTCTGTCAAGTCCACCTCTCCCTCCGGCCCTACCGGTCACACCCCGCCTCAGATGCAACACCCAGCCTTTCTGCCCTCTCACGGACTATACACCTGCCAGATAGGCAAGTTCCATAACTGGACCAACGGAGCTTTCCTGGGGCAGAACTCTCTGCTCAATGTCCGGTCGTTTCTAGGAGTTAATCAGCACCATCATCATAACCTCCACTTACAGAcccagctgcagcagcagcagcaggcctcGGTGTTGGTGTCGCCCGGAGCCTCGCCACAACTCAGCCCCAAGCACATAG ACCGTGAAAACGTTGTAAGAAGTGTCTCTCCTCCAACGCAATCTCTGAAGTCCTCATTCAGACCCCTTCATGATGG CCCCAGGACTCAGCAAGAAGCCCCGCAGCTGGTTCTAACGGCCCTCTCCTCGGCTTGA